A genomic segment from Meiothermus sp. Pnk-1 encodes:
- the carA gene encoding glutamine-hydrolyzing carbamoyl-phosphate synthase small subunit, which yields MKERAVLVLEDGTVYHGYAFGHRGKAVGEVVFNTAQTGYQETLTDPSYNGQIVVMTYPHQGNYGVNVFDMESNRPWVRGFVAKEFSPYAAGPRAQQSLAEFMEFYGVVGLEGIDTRALVRKIREGGVLKGVIAHASALGGEGYRFSEADFKALQAEARSWTDIDGRDMTPEVSTPLPYAYPTLKTGRRIVVMDFGIKLSQVKYMAELGFEPIVVPGKTTPAQIMALEPQGLFVSNGPGDPSMPRYAHDTLWKLMGLLPTFGICLGHQMLALAAGGRTFKMKFGHRGANHPVKNLLTGKVEITSQNHGYAVDIDSLREFRPTHINLNDGTLEGMAHLRYPVFSVQYHPEASPGPHDSVYLFRRFLEEVEAFHGVTGVPVEKQRADKLGV from the coding sequence ATGAAAGAGCGCGCAGTTTTGGTCTTAGAAGACGGCACCGTCTACCACGGTTACGCTTTCGGGCACCGGGGTAAGGCGGTGGGGGAGGTGGTGTTCAACACCGCCCAGACCGGTTACCAAGAGACCCTTACCGACCCCAGCTACAACGGGCAGATCGTGGTGATGACCTATCCTCATCAGGGCAACTACGGGGTCAACGTCTTCGACATGGAATCAAACCGCCCCTGGGTGCGGGGTTTCGTGGCCAAAGAGTTCAGCCCCTACGCAGCGGGCCCCCGGGCGCAGCAGAGCCTGGCTGAGTTTATGGAGTTCTACGGGGTAGTCGGGCTCGAGGGCATCGATACCCGCGCCCTGGTGCGCAAGATCCGCGAGGGTGGGGTGCTCAAAGGGGTGATCGCCCACGCCTCAGCGCTGGGGGGGGAGGGCTACCGCTTCAGCGAGGCGGACTTCAAGGCCCTGCAGGCCGAAGCTCGCTCCTGGACCGATATCGATGGGCGCGACATGACCCCCGAGGTCTCCACCCCGCTGCCCTACGCCTACCCCACCCTCAAGACCGGGCGGCGCATCGTGGTGATGGACTTCGGCATCAAGCTCTCCCAGGTCAAGTACATGGCCGAACTCGGCTTTGAGCCCATCGTAGTGCCGGGTAAGACCACCCCGGCGCAGATCATGGCCCTCGAGCCCCAGGGCCTTTTTGTCTCCAACGGACCCGGCGATCCCTCCATGCCCCGCTACGCCCACGACACCCTCTGGAAGCTGATGGGCCTCTTGCCTACCTTTGGGATTTGCCTGGGCCACCAGATGCTGGCCCTGGCCGCGGGGGGGCGCACCTTCAAGATGAAGTTCGGCCACCGGGGGGCTAACCACCCGGTCAAGAACCTGCTCACCGGCAAGGTCGAGATCACCAGCCAGAACCACGGCTACGCGGTGGACATCGACTCGTTGCGTGAGTTCCGCCCCACCCACATCAACCTCAACGATGGCACCCTCGAGGGCATGGCCCACCTGCGCTACCCGGTCTTCAGCGTACAGTACCACCCCGAGGCCAGCCCCGGCCCGCACGACTCGGTCTACCTCTTCCGGCGCTTCCTCGAGGAGGTGGAGGCTTTCCACGGCGTGACCGGAGTGCCGGTGGAGAAGCAGCGGGCGGATAAGCTGGGGGTCTGA
- a CDS encoding DinB family protein: MQPPVPLPPFLRGDIAGVLPVVSLWLRNLEEVLEIVDKWAADLGPAGFWWVPGPNTNPVGGLVRHIGIASVRLLYRGRGEEIPDPFQKLPPEQLRPTHEPPETVLEEFRTNMQRVWEGLSALREADLEAPRAWGSNPPVPAMYIFDHIGNHAQHHAGQIITTRKLWDATRT; the protein is encoded by the coding sequence ATGCAACCTCCTGTACCCCTTCCGCCCTTTCTGCGCGGGGATATCGCGGGTGTTTTGCCCGTGGTTTCGTTATGGCTACGCAACCTCGAGGAGGTCTTAGAGATTGTGGACAAGTGGGCTGCCGACTTAGGGCCTGCGGGGTTTTGGTGGGTCCCCGGGCCGAATACCAACCCGGTGGGCGGGTTGGTACGGCACATCGGCATCGCCTCGGTGCGGCTCTTGTACCGAGGCCGGGGAGAGGAGATCCCCGATCCTTTCCAAAAGCTACCCCCCGAGCAGCTGCGCCCTACCCACGAGCCCCCCGAAACTGTGCTAGAAGAGTTTCGGACCAACATGCAGCGGGTCTGGGAGGGGCTCTCCGCCCTGCGCGAGGCCGACCTCGAGGCCCCCCGGGCCTGGGGCAGTAACCCTCCGGTGCCGGCCATGTATATCTTCGATCATATCGGCAACCACGCCCAGCACCACGCGGGCCAGATCATCACCACCCGTAAGCTATGGGACGCGACCCGTACCTAA
- a CDS encoding MiaB/RimO family radical SAM methylthiotransferase, producing MLFDLRRVEWMVGMAALSPVRLAVRTLGCKVNQVESDALVGLLRALEPQVVRLEEGADLVVINTCAVTTTAEADARKEVRRARRANPQAFIVVTGCYAELAPEALAELGADAVVPNARKAELPRVILEHFGLPADPLTTPPNEFWGAGERGLLNNWVRSFVKVQDGCNAGCAYCIIPRLRGRERHRDSQDALSEARGLLEAGVQEIVLTGVRLGSYKGHPQGIAGLVEELARMGAKVRLSSIEPEDTDETLLRTIARYAPQVRPHLHLSLQTGSQRLLKLMGRRYDKDYYRELVLRAYELIPGFALTTDVIAGLPTETEEEHQQTLEFLRELRPSRVHAFTYTPRPKTRAASLPQVPIEIRKRRTHEIIALAQELAAQRIAPKLGRRVEVLLESRRGGQWVGHTPDYYEVLADGPASKQGQTVWVRVERIEGYTLIGPVEAVKEEPRRVLLPMA from the coding sequence ATGCTATTCGATCTTCGGCGGGTAGAGTGGATGGTTGGGATGGCAGCGCTTTCTCCTGTACGCCTAGCGGTCAGGACCTTGGGGTGCAAGGTCAACCAGGTTGAGTCGGATGCCCTGGTAGGGTTGTTGCGGGCCCTCGAGCCCCAGGTGGTGCGGCTGGAGGAGGGGGCCGACTTGGTGGTGATCAACACCTGCGCCGTGACCACCACTGCCGAGGCCGACGCCCGCAAGGAGGTGCGCCGGGCACGGCGGGCCAACCCCCAGGCCTTCATCGTGGTCACCGGTTGCTACGCCGAGCTGGCCCCCGAGGCTCTGGCCGAGCTGGGCGCCGACGCGGTGGTGCCCAACGCCCGCAAGGCCGAGCTGCCCAGGGTGATCCTCGAGCACTTCGGCCTGCCCGCCGACCCCCTCACCACCCCGCCCAACGAGTTCTGGGGGGCCGGGGAGCGCGGCCTGCTCAACAACTGGGTGCGCTCGTTCGTCAAGGTGCAAGACGGCTGCAACGCGGGCTGTGCCTACTGCATCATTCCCCGCCTGCGCGGGCGCGAGCGCCACCGGGACAGCCAAGACGCGCTGAGCGAGGCGCGGGGTCTGCTCGAGGCCGGAGTGCAGGAGATCGTGCTGACCGGGGTGCGGCTGGGTTCGTACAAAGGCCACCCCCAGGGGATCGCCGGGCTGGTGGAGGAGCTGGCCCGGATGGGGGCCAAGGTGCGCCTGAGTTCCATCGAGCCCGAGGACACCGACGAGACCCTGCTGCGCACCATCGCCCGCTATGCCCCTCAGGTGCGACCCCACCTGCACCTGAGCCTGCAGACGGGTTCCCAGCGGCTGCTCAAGCTGATGGGCCGCCGCTACGACAAGGACTACTACCGCGAGCTGGTCCTGCGGGCCTACGAGCTGATCCCCGGATTCGCCCTCACCACCGACGTCATCGCGGGGTTGCCCACCGAGACCGAAGAGGAACATCAGCAGACGCTCGAGTTCCTGCGCGAGCTGCGCCCCAGCCGGGTCCACGCCTTCACCTACACCCCCCGTCCCAAGACCCGCGCCGCCTCCCTGCCCCAGGTGCCTATCGAAATTCGCAAGCGGCGCACCCACGAGATCATCGCCCTGGCCCAAGAGCTCGCCGCCCAGCGCATCGCCCCCAAGCTCGGCCGCCGGGTGGAGGTGCTGCTCGAGTCCCGCCGCGGGGGGCAGTGGGTGGGCCATACCCCCGACTACTACGAGGTCCTGGCCGACGGCCCCGCTTCCAAACAGGGCCAGACGGTGTGGGTGCGGGTCGAGCGCATCGAGGGCTACACCCTCATCGGGCCGGTGGAGGCCGTAAAGGAAGAACCCCGGCGCGTGCTGTTGCCGATGGCCTAA
- a CDS encoding type II toxin-antitoxin system HicB family antitoxin — MGLLTDYLALALKSAQYRPGEGGYLEGTVPEISGLLVRGRSFEECRERLSEELELWLAKSLLSHQAVPELGPAGAALQELALTTHPSTNPTEQVILKTVRSILEEVRALRRGGRAEGADRAPAQPQPPRQEPKRPSTRVSEYVNELGLQLQLSRNGNSEAEEKALERISGFIGERFAAVSGFYEKIKSAAAKGSGEFQYSLASASQNDIGTVTQLCTLLKEAGLLKSYTYSSKQRRIYGRLSMEGRVQGFVTGGWLERYAKQVIQLSLRRRNIPHDLLANPSLIYPNGDRFEVDLLVRTPNRFLLVECKTGGYDEALERHQRIAQDLRIPAKQVMYVLLGIPEAVLDELHHQWGFTFVNERTLEGEAEKLLL; from the coding sequence ATGGGTTTGCTTACCGATTACCTGGCCTTGGCCCTCAAGTCTGCTCAGTACCGTCCTGGCGAGGGGGGCTACCTCGAGGGTACCGTTCCCGAAATCAGCGGTCTGCTGGTGCGGGGCCGCTCGTTTGAGGAGTGCCGCGAGCGGCTGAGCGAAGAGCTCGAGCTGTGGCTGGCCAAGAGCTTGCTTTCGCACCAAGCCGTACCCGAGCTGGGTCCTGCCGGGGCCGCTTTGCAAGAGCTCGCCCTCACCACCCATCCCAGCACCAACCCCACCGAGCAGGTCATCTTGAAGACCGTCAGGAGCATCCTCGAGGAGGTACGCGCCCTGCGGCGAGGGGGGCGCGCAGAAGGGGCAGACCGCGCTCCCGCTCAACCCCAGCCGCCCCGACAAGAGCCCAAACGCCCTTCCACCCGAGTCTCTGAGTATGTCAACGAGCTTGGGCTACAGCTCCAGCTCAGCCGCAACGGGAACAGCGAAGCAGAAGAAAAGGCCCTCGAGCGCATCAGCGGATTTATCGGCGAACGCTTTGCCGCGGTTAGCGGCTTCTACGAGAAGATCAAGTCGGCCGCGGCCAAGGGCAGCGGTGAGTTTCAGTACTCCTTGGCCTCGGCCAGCCAGAACGATATCGGGACGGTAACCCAGCTCTGCACCCTGCTCAAGGAGGCGGGGTTGCTCAAGAGTTATACCTATAGCTCCAAGCAGCGGCGCATCTATGGGCGGCTCAGCATGGAAGGGAGGGTGCAGGGTTTCGTCACCGGAGGCTGGCTCGAGCGCTACGCCAAACAGGTCATCCAGCTTTCCCTCAGGCGGCGCAACATCCCCCACGATCTGCTGGCCAACCCCAGCCTCATCTACCCCAATGGAGACCGCTTCGAGGTGGATCTGCTGGTGCGCACCCCGAACCGTTTCCTGCTGGTGGAATGCAAGACCGGTGGCTACGACGAGGCCCTCGAGCGCCACCAGCGCATCGCCCAGGACCTGCGCATCCCGGCCAAGCAGGTGATGTACGTGCTACTGGGCATTCCCGAGGCGGTTTTGGATGAGCTGCACCACCAGTGGGGCTTTACCTTCGTCAACGAGCGTACCCTGGAGGGCGAGGCCGAGAAACTGCTGCTTTGA
- a CDS encoding threonine/serine dehydratase codes for MLSLEIIRQAAARIAAYTHRTPVLTSSSLDQLFGKRLFLKAEHLQKTGSFKARGAVNAALQLERPRGLLAVSSGNHAQAVAYAARILGVPALIVMPEDASPLKKAATRAYGAEVYDRGVTVENREEVARKLTLESGYSFIHPFNDPRVMAGQGTIGLELAAQVPELEAVLVAVGGGGMISGVAAAVKALAPQVRVVGVEPAVANDAQRSLAAGRRIALERAPQTVADGVRTLCVGEYPWEVIREQVDEIVSVPEEAILEAQRLLMSRTKQVVEPTGALPLAPVLIGHPLPERLGIVVCGGNWMP; via the coding sequence ATGCTCTCCCTCGAGATCATCCGCCAAGCCGCGGCGCGCATCGCGGCCTACACCCACCGCACTCCGGTGCTTACCTCCTCGAGCCTGGATCAACTCTTCGGCAAGCGGCTCTTCCTCAAAGCTGAGCACCTGCAAAAGACCGGCAGCTTCAAGGCCCGCGGCGCGGTGAACGCGGCCTTGCAGCTCGAGCGCCCCCGCGGCCTCTTGGCGGTCTCCTCGGGCAACCACGCCCAAGCCGTGGCCTATGCAGCGCGCATCCTGGGGGTCCCGGCCCTCATCGTGATGCCGGAGGATGCCTCTCCGCTAAAAAAAGCCGCCACCCGGGCTTACGGGGCCGAGGTCTATGACCGTGGGGTGACGGTGGAAAACCGCGAAGAGGTGGCCCGGAAGCTCACCCTCGAGAGCGGCTACAGCTTCATCCATCCCTTCAACGACCCCAGGGTGATGGCCGGACAGGGGACCATCGGTCTCGAGCTCGCCGCGCAGGTCCCCGAGTTAGAGGCGGTGCTGGTGGCGGTGGGCGGGGGCGGGATGATCTCGGGGGTGGCCGCTGCGGTGAAGGCACTGGCCCCCCAAGTCCGGGTGGTTGGGGTGGAGCCGGCGGTCGCCAACGACGCCCAGCGAAGCCTGGCAGCCGGGCGGCGGATCGCGCTCGAGCGGGCTCCTCAGACCGTCGCGGATGGGGTGCGTACCCTTTGCGTGGGCGAGTATCCGTGGGAAGTAATTCGCGAACAGGTGGACGAGATCGTGAGCGTGCCCGAAGAAGCCATCCTCGAGGCCCAACGCCTGCTAATGAGCCGCACCAAACAGGTAGTAGAGCCCACCGGGGCGCTGCCGCTAGCCCCTGTGCTGATCGGTCACCCCCTACCCGAACGGCTGGGAATCGTGGTGTGTGGGGGAAACTGGATGCCCTAA
- a CDS encoding N-acetyltransferase — translation MSTLIEVGTTRLPVVRWDANVELRKARMKDVEPIYTLIKYWAERGLMLVRSHDHLYENLRDFFVLEDEDGHIVGSGALHILWHDIAEVRGLAVHPERQGQGLGRWLALAAEREAKDLGLPQIFAWTLQVKFFTGLGYHVTTREKLPPKVWSECNRCPFYDNCREIGVTKVLDPEQAYRKGHP, via the coding sequence ATGAGCACCCTGATCGAAGTGGGAACCACCCGGCTCCCAGTGGTGCGCTGGGATGCCAATGTCGAACTGCGCAAGGCCAGGATGAAGGACGTCGAGCCGATCTACACCCTCATCAAGTACTGGGCCGAGCGCGGCCTGATGCTCGTGCGCAGCCACGACCACCTCTACGAGAACCTGCGCGACTTCTTCGTGCTCGAGGACGAGGACGGGCACATCGTGGGCTCGGGGGCGCTGCACATCCTCTGGCACGATATCGCCGAGGTGCGCGGCCTGGCGGTCCACCCCGAGCGCCAGGGGCAGGGCCTGGGGCGCTGGCTGGCCTTGGCCGCCGAGCGCGAGGCCAAAGACCTGGGCTTGCCCCAGATCTTCGCCTGGACGCTGCAGGTCAAGTTCTTCACCGGCCTGGGCTACCACGTCACCACCCGGGAGAAGCTGCCGCCCAAGGTCTGGAGTGAATGCAACCGCTGTCCTTTCTACGACAATTGCCGCGAGATTGGGGTGACCAAGGTGCTCGACCCGGAGCAGGCTTACCGGAAGGGGCATCCCTAA
- a CDS encoding lipocalin family protein gives MRSLLLLALLLGACAPRLSPVDPDRPPSPHTWGPQAAPLEWWYVSAYLPEEGWAFHWAFFKAYTQLRPEVASTLLGALNPGPFHVAHIAVTDLRADGKAFVERSDVPRGDATVRYPPLYLEMPPERGGSDSWKLWQEGEAFRLVGAGLDLRLTPRKPPVAHPPGYSGTEETGRMYYVSYTRLALEGTYQGRTLRGEAWMDHQWGGQLAGRSATWDWFGLQLSNGTEVMLYRVKNASGAVVQLAGSWIGPDGQVGELKNLRMTPREAWTSPSGRTYTLSWSVEGEGFSLSLDPLRKDQELLAASSQVAYWEGPVSGAGTWQGQAVTAKGMGEFVAGPYFSEP, from the coding sequence ATGCGAAGCCTCCTCCTTTTGGCGTTGTTGCTGGGGGCCTGTGCTCCGAGGCTTTCCCCGGTGGACCCCGACCGCCCTCCCTCTCCCCACACCTGGGGACCGCAAGCTGCTCCGCTTGAGTGGTGGTATGTATCGGCCTACTTGCCGGAGGAGGGGTGGGCTTTTCACTGGGCCTTCTTCAAAGCCTATACCCAGCTCCGTCCGGAGGTTGCCAGCACCCTCCTGGGAGCTTTGAACCCCGGCCCTTTTCACGTGGCCCACATCGCCGTGACCGATTTGCGCGCGGATGGGAAAGCGTTTGTCGAGCGCTCGGATGTCCCGCGAGGAGACGCTACCGTGCGCTATCCGCCGCTATACCTCGAGATGCCCCCGGAAAGGGGGGGCTCCGATAGCTGGAAGCTCTGGCAAGAGGGGGAAGCCTTTCGGCTGGTGGGGGCAGGGCTTGACCTGCGGCTCACCCCGCGCAAACCCCCGGTGGCCCACCCTCCGGGCTACTCCGGCACCGAGGAGACCGGGCGGATGTACTACGTCTCCTATACCCGCCTGGCCCTTGAGGGTACCTACCAGGGCCGAACCTTGCGCGGTGAGGCCTGGATGGACCACCAGTGGGGCGGCCAACTCGCGGGCCGCTCGGCCACCTGGGATTGGTTCGGCTTGCAGTTGTCCAACGGTACCGAGGTCATGCTTTACCGGGTGAAAAACGCTTCTGGGGCGGTGGTGCAGCTCGCGGGGAGCTGGATCGGCCCGGATGGGCAGGTGGGCGAGCTCAAAAACTTGCGCATGACCCCCCGCGAAGCCTGGACCTCGCCCAGCGGGCGAACTTACACCCTCTCGTGGAGCGTCGAGGGGGAGGGCTTTAGCCTGAGCTTGGACCCGCTACGTAAGGACCAAGAGCTCCTGGCGGCCTCGAGCCAGGTGGCCTACTGGGAAGGCCCGGTCTCCGGAGCGGGGACCTGGCAGGGTCAGGCGGTGACGGCCAAGGGTATGGGCGAGTTCGTAGCAGGCCCTTATTTTTCCGAACCATAG
- a CDS encoding phosphoribosyltransferase family protein: METYPITIGKFTRHVPLIEPLPGTRIPLVELLGDVEFVNAAADALLAHVPAETEVLLTSETSPIVLAHALAERLGKPYVVVRKKRRPYMEDPIIQEVESLTLGVGEVLWLDRRMAEKLLGQKVALVSDVVSSGGTMLALERVAERAGAKVVARLAAFRQGSGPTKIPVTTLGDLPILQTT, translated from the coding sequence ATGGAAACTTATCCCATCACTATCGGTAAGTTCACCCGTCATGTGCCCCTCATCGAACCCCTGCCGGGCACCCGTATCCCGTTAGTAGAACTGCTAGGCGACGTGGAGTTTGTCAACGCTGCCGCCGATGCGCTCTTAGCCCATGTACCCGCTGAGACTGAGGTCTTGCTCACCAGTGAAACCTCCCCCATCGTGCTGGCGCACGCCCTGGCCGAGCGGTTGGGCAAACCTTACGTTGTGGTGCGCAAAAAGCGCCGTCCCTACATGGAAGACCCCATCATCCAGGAGGTAGAGTCGCTGACCCTGGGGGTGGGTGAGGTGTTGTGGCTGGATCGCCGGATGGCCGAGAAACTTCTTGGGCAAAAAGTGGCGCTGGTCTCGGATGTGGTCTCTTCGGGGGGAACCATGTTGGCCCTCGAGCGGGTGGCCGAGCGGGCTGGCGCCAAGGTAGTGGCGCGGCTCGCCGCGTTCCGCCAGGGGAGTGGTCCCACTAAAATCCCGGTCACTACCCTGGGCGACTTGCCCATTTTGCAAACCACATAA
- a CDS encoding bifunctional nuclease family protein: MIPAEVETLGLDPTTGNVVVLLKTQTGAFLPIVIGPLEAQHIMVHLQGETPSRPLTPDLFLSVLDILGVRLVRVEVVELKDGVFFGRLVLEQRGLEYEVDARPSDCLGLAIRAQAPILVAESVLNDAGVDESSLRSGENPQA; the protein is encoded by the coding sequence ATGATTCCGGCCGAGGTCGAAACTCTAGGGCTCGACCCCACCACCGGCAACGTGGTGGTGTTGCTCAAGACCCAAACCGGGGCCTTTTTGCCCATCGTGATCGGCCCCCTCGAGGCCCAGCACATCATGGTGCACCTCCAAGGCGAAACCCCTAGCCGTCCCCTTACCCCTGACCTGTTCCTCTCTGTGCTCGATATCTTGGGGGTCCGGCTGGTGCGGGTGGAGGTGGTTGAACTCAAGGACGGGGTGTTTTTCGGGCGGCTGGTCTTGGAGCAGCGGGGGCTCGAGTACGAAGTGGACGCCCGTCCCTCGGACTGCCTAGGGCTGGCCATTCGTGCCCAAGCCCCCATCCTGGTCGCCGAATCGGTATTGAACGATGCCGGGGTGGACGAATCTAGCCTTCGCTCAGGGGAGAATCCGCAAGCTTAG
- a CDS encoding metallophosphoesterase, with protein MPLRVLWFLAILLELAFAQRIGVIGDWGAESPHRLQIAQALHQKGPLEALLTLGDNFYPRGEPVQRFVDELPRVKIYPAFGNHDVPALEQQLRLFGVGQPYYTVQLGQAEIFIVYSEAFTPQQRAWLERALQTSQAPWKVVALHRPLYSSGFHGGSRSLRQSLEPLLVRYGVQLVLAGHDHDYERLEARGIVHLVAGGGGAYLRGFRSAVPESKVRRVSANFLVLEATSNKLTVTAYGQSGEVLDRVELGK; from the coding sequence ATGCCCTTGCGCGTTCTGTGGTTCTTGGCCATATTACTCGAGCTGGCTTTTGCCCAGCGGATCGGGGTGATCGGAGATTGGGGGGCGGAGAGCCCACACCGCCTCCAAATCGCCCAAGCCCTGCATCAGAAGGGACCGCTCGAGGCCCTGCTCACTTTGGGAGATAACTTCTACCCTCGGGGTGAGCCGGTCCAGCGCTTCGTGGACGAGCTGCCCCGGGTCAAGATTTATCCCGCCTTCGGCAATCACGACGTGCCCGCGCTCGAGCAACAGCTAAGGCTGTTCGGGGTCGGACAACCTTACTACACGGTTCAGCTGGGCCAGGCGGAGATCTTCATCGTCTACTCCGAAGCGTTTACCCCACAGCAGCGGGCCTGGCTCGAGCGTGCCCTCCAAACCTCCCAGGCCCCCTGGAAGGTGGTGGCCCTACACCGCCCCCTGTATTCTTCGGGCTTCCACGGGGGGAGCCGCAGCCTGCGGCAGAGCCTCGAGCCTTTATTGGTGCGCTATGGGGTCCAGTTGGTACTGGCGGGACACGACCACGACTACGAGCGGCTCGAGGCCAGGGGCATCGTCCACCTGGTCGCAGGCGGGGGTGGGGCTTATCTGCGGGGTTTCCGCAGCGCTGTCCCCGAAAGCAAGGTGCGCCGGGTAAGCGCAAACTTTTTAGTGCTCGAGGCTACCTCCAACAAGCTCACCGTCACGGCATATGGCCAAAGCGGCGAGGTGCTAGATCGGGTAGAACTCGGCAAGTGA
- a CDS encoding DUF418 domain-containing protein, which translates to MVTPARERDAFLDALRGFALFGILAVNLEAFADPFYSVAHSGEPMSDLGRAIITFFYSGKFYTIFATLFGLGLAWQASRLRARGLDPKPVLRRRLLWLLGAGAVHGTLLFSGDILGTYAVLGLFALRYHPAVATKAHHERSHLLRTGLAYYTVGIALLAGLSFWFGPGGVSPDAAIYAGGSFAEVSRARLWDWLWNTGSSIVLGFELVGLMLFGFYLFEHWQRFSAATLRRGILLGLVLGIPVNAYDVWVKPSYLEPLRGLGGLAFALVYACLIRLYWDRLCWLHLLQYAGRMPLTNYLMQSLVMSTVFYGYGLGLYGQVSPLLFPLIAAGFVALQVSFSRVWLERFPQGPVEWLWRKYTYAGVKPD; encoded by the coding sequence GTGGTCACCCCTGCTCGAGAGAGAGACGCCTTCCTCGACGCCCTGCGGGGTTTTGCCCTATTCGGCATCCTGGCGGTGAACCTGGAAGCCTTCGCCGATCCCTTTTACTCGGTCGCGCACAGCGGCGAACCCATGAGCGACCTAGGCCGGGCGATCATCACCTTCTTCTATAGCGGTAAGTTTTACACCATCTTCGCCACGCTGTTCGGCCTTGGCCTGGCCTGGCAGGCCTCGCGGCTGCGGGCCCGGGGGCTAGACCCCAAGCCAGTGCTGCGGCGTAGGCTGCTCTGGCTGCTGGGGGCTGGAGCCGTCCACGGCACCCTGCTCTTCAGCGGCGACATCCTGGGCACCTACGCGGTGCTGGGCCTCTTCGCCCTGCGCTATCACCCGGCCGTCGCCACGAAAGCGCACCACGAGCGCTCCCACCTCCTGCGCACCGGCCTCGCCTACTACACCGTTGGGATAGCCTTGCTGGCCGGGCTCAGCTTCTGGTTTGGACCCGGTGGAGTCAGCCCGGATGCCGCCATCTACGCCGGCGGCAGCTTCGCCGAGGTAAGTCGGGCACGGCTATGGGACTGGCTGTGGAACACCGGCTCGAGCATCGTGTTGGGCTTCGAGCTCGTAGGGCTGATGCTCTTTGGCTTTTACCTTTTCGAGCACTGGCAGCGTTTTTCCGCGGCCACCCTGCGCCGGGGTATCCTGCTGGGGCTCGTGCTGGGCATCCCGGTGAACGCATATGACGTTTGGGTGAAGCCCAGCTACCTCGAGCCCCTGCGCGGCCTGGGCGGATTGGCCTTCGCCCTCGTCTATGCCTGCCTGATCCGGTTGTACTGGGATCGCCTATGCTGGCTTCACCTCTTGCAATACGCCGGAAGGATGCCGCTCACCAATTACCTGATGCAGTCCTTGGTGATGAGCACGGTGTTTTACGGCTACGGCCTGGGGCTTTATGGGCAGGTGAGCCCGCTGTTATTTCCGCTGATCGCAGCGGGGTTCGTGGCGTTACAGGTGAGCTTTAGCCGGGTCTGGCTCGAACGCTTCCCCCAGGGGCCAGTGGAGTGGCTGTGGCGGAAGTACACGTACGCCGGGGTGAAACCGGATTAG
- a CDS encoding phosphoribosyltransferase family protein: protein MRTYPISIGGVRRELPVVQVGPGVAVALLNLLGDTELVEAVAAELAKRLPSEVETLVTPEVKAVPLAHALSRIVKKPYVVARKTEKPYMINPVSRTVISITTGKPQLLVIDGADVALIKGKKVAVVDDVVSTGSTLKGLRELIEDVGGKMVAVMAVFTEGTPREDVIALGHLPLFEPE, encoded by the coding sequence GTGAGGACTTATCCGATCTCTATCGGGGGGGTGCGGCGCGAGTTGCCTGTGGTCCAGGTAGGACCAGGGGTGGCGGTAGCCTTGCTCAATCTCCTGGGCGATACCGAACTGGTCGAGGCAGTGGCGGCTGAGCTGGCCAAGCGTTTGCCTAGCGAGGTGGAGACCCTGGTGACTCCAGAGGTCAAAGCGGTTCCGCTCGCTCATGCGCTCTCTCGAATTGTCAAGAAGCCCTACGTGGTGGCTCGCAAAACCGAGAAACCTTACATGATCAACCCGGTCTCCCGCACGGTCATCTCTATCACCACCGGTAAACCCCAGCTGTTGGTGATCGATGGGGCTGATGTAGCTCTCATCAAAGGTAAGAAGGTGGCGGTGGTGGACGATGTGGTCTCTACCGGCAGCACCCTCAAGGGATTGCGTGAGCTCATAGAGGATGTGGGGGGGAAGATGGTCGCAGTGATGGCGGTCTTCACTGAGGGTACCCCCCGCGAGGACGTGATCGCGCTGGGGCACCTGCCGCTTTTTGAGCCAGAATAG